Genomic DNA from Corylus avellana chromosome ca4, CavTom2PMs-1.0:
TATATgtttccggtttcccaaaaagTTGAACAGCTGGTCCGTTCAAGTGCCAAGTTAGTTGAGGACTTTAATGGgatttttagaatattttacAAGAAATAAGATATAccacattttatttttctattaaaatgtgaaaaaatcaGGAGAGGGAATTTACAAAGTCATTAGTTCAaatatttctttcccttttctctcccctaacatggtaaaaaaaatacaaattattaatttatttttaacaaagaatGATTTAAAGAATTAACTGAAACTGCCCATTATAGAATAGTAATAagataaaaatcatatatatatttttttataaatttaatagattaattattagatttgtgaactcatgTGAACCCCACACTAATTAAATGGTGGATTTATCTATTCACACTATAGAGATAGTCAAAAGAttgttgaaaaataatgaattatatcatttatcataaaaatttaatttagacaaatgATTCacgtaaatatttttctatcacacaaattcaatagtagattTTTATAGTATCTTTTTTTATCTGCTTATAGTCGTATAGGAGAGGTTTAGACGGTGAAAACCGCAAGTGCTCCTTCAAGTTCGACTAAGCCATAACATAAACGAACAACACCAGAGCATCAATGAAAATCTAATGCGAGTAATACTAATCATACATACGTAGAAATTTTTTATTGCGAAAATTTGAACTTACGCCCTAGTTTATGCCTTGactacttttaaattttttttggtcattgaaCTACCCTTAAAGTAAGAGAATGATAGATTAATTCATTTACTATAGAGATGGTtacaaaattgttaaaaaataataaattctatcatttctctacaatttataacattattcatattttattattaatattttaaaattttaattattttttaaaattagaaattaaaatttcacgtcaatattaattattaataaaatagaatttttaaaaatagaatagTCCAAATttaaagatttcaacaaatctctttttttttaactgatttCAACAAATCTCTAAAACGTGAAACATGTTGACGTGAGAGATACGTGACCGACACAAAAAAGACGAAAGCGGTACCAGGGACAGGCAATACCCGGTAGGGGAGCCCCGGTTGAAAAAAGGCAGGGATTTACGTAATTGCTTCTTAATTCTTATCCGGCCAGTTTCGTTGCAAGGCACCGGGAAAAGGAAACGAAAGAGGAGTTTTCCCGCGAAGAATGACAGGGGTTAGTCTCGAAGAGTTGAAGAGGAGAATGGCGGAGTTTGCAAAGGAAAGGGACTGGGATCAGTTTCATAGCCCTAGAAATCTCCTTTTGGCTatggtaattaattttttcaccTCTGATGGTTTTTGTCTTGCATCCTTCATGGTGTTTTGGCTAGGAATACATGTTTTGGAGATTCAACTCCTTTTGCTCTGTGATAtggaaataaattaataaatcataCTAGCAAGTAACTTTCTGATAGAAATTCATTAGGgaagaaaatgacaagaaaagaaagaaagaaaaagaacttggAGACCAATGGATCAACGGCAACTCTCTCACTTAAATGCTGTTTCCACATGCCTTTTGGCATTAATCCCATAAACCCATTATTATTACgatttatatatgtgtatatataattCTTGTATTCAGCTTCGAGACGAAAAAGTGGCAGGAAAAAAGTGGAATACTCTGATCCACCATGGGCGATGTCTTCCTTTCCaaccattttattattttaatattctcaCATACCCATATGTATATTGACTTAAAGGACCCTTTGGAGATCCTGGCAGTTCTATtagcattaaaaaaatgtatctGTTTACTTGAAGCCCAATACCAAGTTTTGGTCATATAGAATATAAAAATCCAGCTTCCTAGCGAAATCTCAATATTGTAACTGAAAGAAACTGCGTTCGCTTCTATTGTTtgattgtttatatatatgctcaTATCTCTGCTGATCTTTTGAATCACTTTATCAAGTGCCTAGGAATCGATCAAAGTAGGTTTAAGATGGCGTTTGTAGGGCATGAATTCATAGGTGTACAGGAAAGAatgtttgttaattgttatgttATGTGTACTAGTTGTTTCATGTGATAACAAGACCCCCCCCATTCGCCTTACTCGGAAAGAAAGGTATATAATTGAGGTTTCATTGTCAATCGTCTgctttacttttttgttttggtgcaTCTGGGTGTGCTTGTGAGTTTCAGGTGGGAGAAGTGGGAGAGCTGTCCGAGATATTTCAGTGGAAAGGGGAGGTTCCAAGAGGACTGCCTGATTGGAAAGACGAAGAGAAGCAACACCTGGGTGAAGAACTGTCAGACGTCTTGCTCTACCTTGTCAGGCTTTCTGACATATG
This window encodes:
- the LOC132177807 gene encoding uncharacterized protein LOC132177807 codes for the protein MTGVSLEELKRRMAEFAKERDWDQFHSPRNLLLAMVGEVGELSEIFQWKGEVPRGLPDWKDEEKQHLGEELSDVLLYLVRLSDICGVDLGEAALRKIELNALKYPVKGSSKKEKLTQNSAADDNNGNFNGGVTGISNSDS